Within Butyrivibrio fibrisolvens, the genomic segment ACCTTCAGCACCGCTTGCGATTGCAAAGTGTATAAGCGCTGCAGCAATACTTATAACAAATACAAGAGCTATCATCCCCCACGCAATACTAGGTCTGTGAACTCTATCTAGTGCAATTCCGGTTTCTATGGGATCTCCCATATCCTTTACTGCCGCCCTTACAGCTTCATCCTTATCCATTCCGCTTGCGATATTGTCATTAATCTGGTCTTCCAGGTGGTCACGCAGTTCTCTCTCAACATATGGTCTTACGTTCTTACACCGGATCTGTTCTATTACTGCCTTTAAATATTCTTCCATTTCAAGCCTCCATTACAAGTACGTTACAAACCGCTTTCTGATAGGTGTTCCATTCCTGAGTCTTTTCTTCAAGCTTTTTTTTACCTTGTTTGGTAAGGCTGTAATACTTCCTGACTTTGCCAAGAGCTTCCTGCTCATATACCGTAACGAAATTATTCTCTTCAAGGTTATGAAGAAGAGGGTAAAGAGTGCCTGCCTTAAGCTCAAATATA encodes:
- a CDS encoding PadR family transcriptional regulator, giving the protein MAIDKSLISGSMTMLILKLLSEKDMYGYEMIDTLRKKSQNIFELKAGTLYPLLHNLEENNFVTVYEQEALGKVRKYYSLTKQGKKKLEEKTQEWNTYQKAVCNVLVMEA